Genomic window (Nitrospinota bacterium):
CGCATCTGCTGGCTGTACTGCTCAAGAAGAGGATTGGATTTCTTGTTTTCCACTTCATCCGCCTTGACCTTTTCCAACTCCTTTTCGTGCCGGGCCAGTTCTTCCTTTTGCCGTTCATTGGCAAGCCTGGCCTCGACACCCGCATCTTCAAGCTTGCCTTTTATCAGGTAATTCTCCGCCTGAAAGTGATGCAAGAATATCTTTTCAAATCCGTATCCGCTATACGGGATGGCGTTATCGTTGGTAAGTATCGATCCGGCGCTGGCGCCTGTTTTGGACGCGCTGATAACAGCCTTGCTTTCACTGTCCTGGATGGCCGCAATGGCATCGTTATAATCCTGGATGCTTATGTCGGTCTCACCTACAAGTTGAGCGATTCTGCCTCTCTCCATCAAATAAAGGATTTTGTCCTTGTCCTTCCTGTATTTGTCCAATTCGCCCAATACTTTTTCCTTGGCGCCATTTTCAGGCAACGTGCCCACCATGTTGTTGACATACTCCGTGTATGAACGAAACATGTTAGACGTGGCGCATCCTGTGGAGAGGATGGCGATGGAGAACAAAAGCAAGCCTTGCAAAAGAGTCTTGAGTATAATCTTGCTTCCCTGATTAAACATCGCAGATTTAGCCAATCCCATTTCACCCTCTCTATACGTTTGCCATTTTTAAGGTCTCTCTACCAATTGATCTCTTTGGAGTCATCCACTTGCTGTGGCGCTTTTTTCTCTATTTCCTTGGAAACGCGGCAGATGTAGCCTACCTTTACTTCATTGGTTGTCCCCAATAATTGCGCTTTAGAGAATTTGGGTTGAATGTCAATGATCCTGATTTTCGCCACCTCGAACTCCGACGCCCCTAACGATGCCCCGGTGTCAGGGTCAATCATGTCCTCTCCCACTCTAAATACGGTTAAAAAGCTCCCTATCCTGAAATTAGAGCCATGGCCCCGGTTTAGAAAAACTGTGTTATTTTCCACCTTTACTATTTTCGTGGGGAAAATCGACTCAAGAACCCCGTTGACTAACTGGGAAACCGTTTTTTCCTTGAGCGACTCCAATAAATTAAGCGCGTTCAAATGCTTTCTTTCTTTGGAGCTATCGGTAACATCGACCTTGTCCGCAGAGACTATCCTTCCACTACGCGAATCTACTATCCGCATGTTCACTATCATTTCCCCGTTGGTCAGATGTTGAACCATGTTGGTGTATGGGATAGGTCTTGCGCTGGACGCGATGTCTACAAGCTCGATTTGCCCCATGATTAGATAATCCGCCCCCAGCATTTTCCCCATTCGCACAGCGGATGCCCCGGAAACCATGCCGCTATCGGAAAAAAGCTGCTCCTTGAGCACATCGTTTACGCGCTCTCGCTCCAGAACATCAAACTTGTTTGTCTTTACAAGGCTTGTTATGAAATCAGCGGTCAACATATTTGTCTGTTTTTCGTCCCACCCCACAACGCTTACCCCTGGGCCTGTCGCCACAAGCTTGCTGATAGCCTTGAAATCTAGAACCGCTATCGTCTTTCGTCTCGCTGCGTTCGCTGGTATGATTGAAACAAGGAAAGCGGCAATGATAAGAGCTAATAGCTTTATGGTGGTACCGCTGATATAAGCTTTATGGCTTGAATTGGATGGCACAACTCCCCTGATCTTCTTTTTTCTGCAGTATGCCATCTTAAGTCATATATCTCGATGTTAGGTTGATAATCGAACAGTTACCGTCATCTGAATTCAGCACAATTTACACCCAATAAACTTAGAATTACTATCCAACGAAAGTAGGATTTTTCTTTTATCCTTCCATTGATTCGTGTAATATTTACCCCATTGGGGTGGGGGACCGTAATGAGAAAATCTTCTCTCGTGCCGTTATGTGTCTATAAACAGGCCTTTGAACTGTTTAACGAACTCCGGCTTGATGGAACAAAGGATGATGTTGTCCCCGGCCTGATAAGGGGGAGCGCGAAAATCATCTCCGCCGAGTCTGCCGCCATTTGCGCCACCGATGATGTATCGCTGGCTCCTCTTGCCGGCGAGAGCATGGGATGGAATCTTGAGGGGCCGCCGGAGGTGATGGCCAGATACGCCTCAACATATTACTCTCACGATCCGCTGTATTACCGTTTCAAAACTTTCGCTCAATCAAAGTCCACTTTCGAAGTGATTCAAAATGTGGACGCGCTTTCCCGGCCAAAGATAGTTGATTCGGAATTTTTTTGCGAATTTCTAAGACCCCTGGGCCAGATGTATTATTTGAGCCTATACCTGAACATCGAAGATGCGCCTCCAATGTATATTGGATTTCACAGGCGGATCGGGTCGCGGCCTTTTTCGGATCGTGAAAAGGAAACAATCAAAATGCTCGCCCCGCAGATTTCGGAAAGGCTTCGGGCCGTCCGGTTCGGGGGGGGGGGTAAAATGCCCCGTCAAAACAAGAGTGGATTGCTCTCCCGCCGCGAGATGGAAATCGCCAAACATGTGGCGGCCGGACTGAAAAACAGGGAAATAGGCGAGACGCTTTTTATAACCGAGCAGACCGTGAAGGATCACATCTATAATATTTTCAGGAAAACCGGAGTGAATAACCGGGTGGGATTGGTGTGTTGGCTGTTAAATTGCCCAATCGCGGCTTTGGGCCAGACCGCTCGTGAGAAAGGCTGATGGGCCAGTCTCAAGCCGCTTCAACGCGCTTGATCTTGATTTTCCGTTCCAGATAGCCAAAATGCTCAAGATCGTAAGCCAATTGCATCCCAAGCCAGGTTTCCGGCGTGGATCCGAAGGCCTTTGACAGCCGGTAAGCCATTTCTATGGAAACGGAAGATTTGCCATTCACCAGGTTGGAAAGAGCCTGGCGGCCGACTCCAAGGCGTTTTGCGCCCTGGGTAATCGTCAGGTTCAACGGCTTCAAGCAATCCTCAAGCACAATCACGCCAGGATGAACCGGATTTTTCATCGCCATGCCGCAACCTCCTAATGATAATCAATATAATCAACTTCCGTGGCGTGACCGTCCTCAAATCGGAACGTCACTCGCCAATTGCCAGAGACCGACACCGCATAATGGCCTTTCATTGTTCCTTTAAGCGGATGCAACCGGAAACCGGGGATATTCATGCCCTCAG
Coding sequences:
- a CDS encoding response regulator transcription factor, with product MRKSSLVPLCVYKQAFELFNELRLDGTKDDVVPGLIRGSAKIISAESAAICATDDVSLAPLAGESMGWNLEGPPEVMARYASTYYSHDPLYYRFKTFAQSKSTFEVIQNVDALSRPKIVDSEFFCEFLRPLGQMYYLSLYLNIEDAPPMYIGFHRRIGSRPFSDREKETIKMLAPQISERLRAVRFGGGGKMPRQNKSGLLSRREMEIAKHVAAGLKNREIGETLFITEQTVKDHIYNIFRKTGVNNRVGLVCWLLNCPIAALGQTAREKG
- a CDS encoding HigA family addiction module antidote protein, giving the protein MAMKNPVHPGVIVLEDCLKPLNLTITQGAKRLGVGRQALSNLVNGKSSVSIEMAYRLSKAFGSTPETWLGMQLAYDLEHFGYLERKIKIKRVEAA
- a CDS encoding type II toxin-antitoxin system RelE/ParE family toxin; its protein translation is MVRAFRHNGLKELYESGRSAKIAQDHASKLKRILTALDRSAGPEGMNIPGFRLHPLKGTMKGHYAVSVSGNWRVTFRFEDGHATEVDYIDYH